The following are encoded together in the Oncorhynchus nerka isolate Pitt River linkage group LG25, Oner_Uvic_2.0, whole genome shotgun sequence genome:
- the r3hdm4 gene encoding R3H domain-containing protein 4 isoform X2 has translation MVVLTNNNEEQDIILIEERKCTSLPNSPAKRVSPTKKKQFFINQAIRNSDLTPRAKGKKSQRRQENSRYLANLLEKDECSKDEAEVCSDPALPSIFTEACTNGNYVEQWNDFMNRSGEEQEKLLALLEEEAKRSNSNKLPKDQREAFTAQDYFQRIDRRLRATLKRKQIPIGTLEVLEENLLSFFGAQPHSVYTTNLGSSFERLLLHAVCQYMDLVSAILSHRCNSPTDSGEATVREPSVLRNTEPVKPYCFLTHCSLNPEAICTNVSEETSSWRPKSACRRPARHRESLECDRTNKSWRSKPSPDDAGPIVRRLMVLPVTAGCDTAWDPGIKPGL, from the exons ATGGTTGTTTTGACAAATAATAATGAGGAACAGGATATTAT CCTGATAGAGGAGCGCAAATGCACCTCTCTGCCCAACTCCCCAGCCAAACGTGTGTCTCCAACCAAGAAGAAACAGTTCTTCATCAACCAGGCCATACGCAACTCTGACCTCACACCAAGAGCCAAAGGCAAAAAGAGCCAAAGGCGGCAGGAGAACA GTCGCTACCTTGCCAATCTACTTGAAAAAGATGAGTGCTCCAAAGACGAGGCAGAGGTATGCAGTGACCCTGCCCTCCCTTCCATCTTTACTGAGGCCTGCACCAATGGCAACTACGTGGAG CAATGGAATGACTTCATGAATCGCTctggagaggagcaggagaagctTCTGGCCCTTCTAGAAGAGGAGGCCAAGAGGAGCAACTCCAACAAGCTCCCCAAGGaccagagagagg CCTTCACTGCTCAAGACTACTTCCAGAGGATTGATCGAAGGCTGCGTGCTACGCTGAAACGCAAACAAATTCCCATT GGGACACTTGAGGTACTTGAAGAGAACCTTCTCAGTTTCTTTGGTGCTCAGCCTCACTCTGTTTACACCACCAACCTTGGAAGCAG CTTTGAGAGGCTACTGCTTCATGCCGTCTGCCAGTACATGGACCTTGTTTCAGCAA tcttgtcccatcgctgcaactcccctacggactctgGAGAGGCGACGGTTCGAGAGCCgagtgtcctccgaaacacggaGCCTGtcaagccgtactgcttcttgacacactgctctcttaacccggaagccatctgcaccaatgtgtcggaggaaacgtcCAGCTGGCGAccaaagtcagcttgcaggcgcccggcccgccacagggagTCGCTAGAGTGTGATCGGACCAATAAATCCTGGCGGTCCAAACCCTCCcctgacgatgctgggccaattgtgcgccgcctcatggtactcccggtcacggccggctgtgacacagcctgggatcctgggatcaaacccggtttatag
- the r3hdm4 gene encoding R3H domain-containing protein 4 isoform X1, producing the protein MVVLTNNNEEQDIILIEERKCTSLPNSPAKRVSPTKKKQFFINQAIRNSDLTPRAKGKKSQRRQENSRYLANLLEKDECSKDEAEVCSDPALPSIFTEACTNGNYVEQWNDFMNRSGEEQEKLLALLEEEAKRSNSNKLPKDQREAFTAQDYFQRIDRRLRATLKRKQIPIGTLEVLEENLLSFFGAQPHSVYTTNLGSSFERLLLHAVCQYMDLVSAITVLSHRCNSPTDSGEATVREPSVLRNTEPVKPYCFLTHCSLNPEAICTNVSEETSSWRPKSACRRPARHRESLECDRTNKSWRSKPSPDDAGPIVRRLMVLPVTAGCDTAWDPGIKPGL; encoded by the exons ATGGTTGTTTTGACAAATAATAATGAGGAACAGGATATTAT CCTGATAGAGGAGCGCAAATGCACCTCTCTGCCCAACTCCCCAGCCAAACGTGTGTCTCCAACCAAGAAGAAACAGTTCTTCATCAACCAGGCCATACGCAACTCTGACCTCACACCAAGAGCCAAAGGCAAAAAGAGCCAAAGGCGGCAGGAGAACA GTCGCTACCTTGCCAATCTACTTGAAAAAGATGAGTGCTCCAAAGACGAGGCAGAGGTATGCAGTGACCCTGCCCTCCCTTCCATCTTTACTGAGGCCTGCACCAATGGCAACTACGTGGAG CAATGGAATGACTTCATGAATCGCTctggagaggagcaggagaagctTCTGGCCCTTCTAGAAGAGGAGGCCAAGAGGAGCAACTCCAACAAGCTCCCCAAGGaccagagagagg CCTTCACTGCTCAAGACTACTTCCAGAGGATTGATCGAAGGCTGCGTGCTACGCTGAAACGCAAACAAATTCCCATT GGGACACTTGAGGTACTTGAAGAGAACCTTCTCAGTTTCTTTGGTGCTCAGCCTCACTCTGTTTACACCACCAACCTTGGAAGCAG CTTTGAGAGGCTACTGCTTCATGCCGTCTGCCAGTACATGGACCTTGTTTCAGCAA ttacagtcttgtcccatcgctgcaactcccctacggactctgGAGAGGCGACGGTTCGAGAGCCgagtgtcctccgaaacacggaGCCTGtcaagccgtactgcttcttgacacactgctctcttaacccggaagccatctgcaccaatgtgtcggaggaaacgtcCAGCTGGCGAccaaagtcagcttgcaggcgcccggcccgccacagggagTCGCTAGAGTGTGATCGGACCAATAAATCCTGGCGGTCCAAACCCTCCcctgacgatgctgggccaattgtgcgccgcctcatggtactcccggtcacggccggctgtgacacagcctgggatcctgggatcaaacccggtttatag